The following coding sequences are from one Nicotiana tabacum cultivar K326 chromosome 1, ASM71507v2, whole genome shotgun sequence window:
- the LOC107786958 gene encoding protein FAR1-RELATED SEQUENCE 5-like, which produces MEFDSDEHAYDCYNEYAAAIGFSVRKEYANKNRVHGYVTSRKLTCYKEGYRGKDKRDPTVQKHRKETRTGCLAHVIVSRQSNGRFRITSFEEKHNHHLVPPSLVHLLPSQRKIKMAQAYEIDLLDDLGIRPKASFDYAARQAGGQSFLGYTKRDHKNYLRDKRTDSLKHGVARSLVNYFEKRTLEDPAFRFSLQLDDEGLITNIFWADGKMIRDFKIYGDIVSFDTTYRTNKEYRPLALFVGLNNHREMVIFGAALLYEESAESFEWLFNAFFRIMSAEKPKTFITDQDPAISFAVSLVMPQTYHRLCVWHLEKNAFKHLNHVFRAHASFPGDFSKLLYHYEYEEDFLFAWQEMLEKYDLGDNSWLKNTFAIREKCSMTYGRNTFSAGMRSTQLSESFNGFLRGYLKSDLDIVQFFKHFQRSVDDKRANENKSNFDMTQRISILKVKFPLLVHAREVYTPTIFDMFQNEWERSLLVYIKSSSDEGELCTYNVSTHGSVKEHVVTVKRTLTEVSCSCKLFEFMGILCRHALKILDLLNVKDMIPEHYILKRWTKDATNLNKIDVSLVAKETDPKVEVTARYRHLCQTFVQISSEASESIEGYELVANHANEIISKLKDVKKRKESQKSVPGNVIQNEPNETVFVDNTNVTKVTGLKRKQPTRRSNTRPKSFMEKAKRKNQTSFSKSPQRSDQQVDYVQEIHFPRPDASMTMELAEESFPPRCSSQLSQGSAHGSLTQLLRVSCAIKTEQSARSVVLRQFGST; this is translated from the exons ATGGAATTTGATTCAGATGAGCATGCATATGATTGTTACAATGAATACGCGGCTGCAATTGGTTTTAGTGTTAGGAAAGAATATGCAAACAAAAACAGAGTACACGGGTATGTGACTTCAAGAAAATTAACATGTTATAAAGAAGGTTACAGAGGTAAAGACAAACGAGATCCTACTGTTCAAAAACATAGAAAGGAAACTAGAACCGGTTGCTTGGCTCATGTTATTGTAAGTCGTCAATCAAATGGGAGGTTTCGCATCACTTCATTCGAAGAGAAACATAACCATCATCTTGTTCCTCCATCTTTAGTTCATCTGTTGCCATCACAAAGAAAGATAAAAATGGCTCAAGCATATGAAATTGACTTATTAGACGATTTGGGGATACGTCCTAAAGCGTCATTTGATTATGCTGCTCGTCAAGCTGGAGGACAATCTTTTCTAGGCTACACTAAGAGAGATCATAAGAATTATCTTCGTGACAAAAGAACAGATAGTTTGAAACATGGAGTGGCTCGTAGCTTggtgaattattttgagaaacgAACTCTAGAAGATCCTGCTTTTCGATTTTCTTTACAATTAGATGATGAAGGTTTGATAACTAATATATTCTGGGCTGATGGAAAGATGATAAGGGATTTTAAGATTTATGGAGATATTGTGTCCTTTGATACAACGTATAGAACAAATAAAGAATACCGACCCTTGGCATTATTTGTTGGTTTGAACAATCATAGGGAAATGGTCATATTTGGTGCAGCCCTTTTATACGAAGAATCCGCTGAATCTTTTGAGTGGCTTTTTAATGCATTCTTTAGGATTATGTCTGCAGAGAAACCAAAGACATTTATCACAGATCAAGATCCCGCAATATCTTTTGCTGTCTCATTAGTAATGCCACAGACATATCATCGCCTGTGTGTGTGGCACTTGGAAAAGAATGCATTCAAGCATTTAAATCATGTCTTTAGAGCTCATGCATCATTTCCAGGAGATTTTAGCAAATTGCTTTACCATTATGAGTATGAGGAGGATTTTTTATTTGCGTGGCAGGAAATGCTAGAGAAATATGACCTTGGGGATAATAGTTGGTTGAAAAATACATTTGCTATAAGGGAGAAATGTTCCATGACATATGGAAGAAATACATTCTCAGCAGGTATGCGCAGCACACAATTGAGTGAGAGTTTTAATGGATTTTTAAGGGGATATTTGAAATCTGATCTAGATATTGTACAATTTTTTAAGCATTTTCAAAGATCAGTTGATGATAAGCGTGCTAATGAGAATAAATCAAATTTTGATATGACTCAAAGAATATCTATTTTAAAGGTTAAATTTCCTTTATTGGTTCATGCTAGGGAAGTATATACCCCAACTATATTTGATATGTTTCAAAATGAGTGGGAAAGGTCCTTACTTGTTTATATAAAAAGCTCCAGTGATGAAGGAGAATTGTGTACATATAATGTTAGCACTCATGGAAGTGTTAAGGAGCACGTAGTAACTGTTAAGAGAACATTAACTGAAGTTTCTTGCAGCTGCAAACTGTTTGAGTTTATGGGTATACTATGTAGACATGCCTTAAAGATCTTGGATTTACTGAATGTAAAGGATATGATTCCTGAACATTATATACTAAAGAGGTGGACAAAAGATGCTACAAACTTGAATAAGATAGATGTCAGTTTGGTAGCAAAGGAAACTGATCCGAAAGTTGAAGTTACTGCGAGGTATAGACATCTCTGTCAAACTTTTGTTCAGATTTCAAGTGAAGCTTCAGAATCTATCGAAGGATATGAATTGGTTGCAAATCATGCGAATGAGATAATTTCAAAGTTAAAGGAtgtaaaaaagagaaaggaatcTCAAAAGTCAGTTCCAGGCAATGttattcaaaatgagccaaatgaGACAGTATTTGTTGATAATACAAATGTCACGAAGGTGACTGGGTTAAAAAGAAAGCAACCAACTCGTCGTTCTAATACTAGACCAAAAAGTTTTATGGAAAAAGCCAAGAGGAAAAATCAGACATCATTTTCAAAATCTCCTCAACGCTCTGATCAGCAAGTAGACTATGTTCAGGAGATTCATTTTCCACGTCCAGATGCATCAATGACTATG GAATTGGCAGAAGAAAGTTTTCCTCCACGGTGCTCTTCACAGTTGTCTCAAGGATCAGCCCATGGAAGTTTGACTCAACTCTTAAGAGTCA GTTGTGCAATAAAAACTGAACAAAGCGCAAGAAGTGTTGTCTTAAGGCAGTTTGGTAGCACATGA